In Prionailurus viverrinus isolate Anna chromosome D1, UM_Priviv_1.0, whole genome shotgun sequence, the DNA window AGTGGGAAGATGTTTTCCCAGGGCAGAGATGAAGGAAACAAGGAATTTGGGAGCACAAGCGTGTCACGGGGATCCCTCAATAGTAGAGAGCTTCACTGAAGATGGTAAAAGTGCATGCTATGAACCTGAATGGCCCCTCAAATTCACATCAACTGGTGGTGAACTTGTAAGAGCCCTGGCTGAAGTCTGAAAGCCAGAATTCACCACTTTCTGTGTGATTCTGGTTAAATAACCATCTCCCTGAGCCTTAATTTTCTATTATGCAATTGTTGTTAGGTTGCTAATATTTAATGCTGAGTGAGTACATGTGGGCTAAATGAATGGATTGGTGATTACTGTATTGTAAAGTGGTTTACACTGTCTAACGTGCTATAAATGAGGAGAATTTGTTACcatctgtgtttgttttattgCAGGTCTCTCATTACCTGTGCCCAGAACACCTGATTAGATTCCATGGCGAGTACAAATAACGTGACCGAGTTAATTATCGTCGGTCTTTTCCAGGATCCAGAGGTGCAGAGAGGGTGCTTTGTGGTGTTTCTTCTGGTGTACCTGGCCACAGTGGTGGGCAATGGTCTCATTGTTCTGACAGTCAATGTCAGTAAGAGTCTGCAttcccccatgtacttcttccttagCTACTTGTCCCTGGTGGAGATCACTTACTCCTCTACTGTTGTCCCTAAATTCATGACAGACTTACTTGCCAAGATTAAAACCATCTCGCTGGAGGGCTGTGTGGCTCAGATATTCTTCTTCCACTTCTTTGGAGTTACTGAGATCTTCCTGCTGACGGtaatggcctatgaccgctacgTGGCCATTTGCAAACCCCTTCACTACACAACTATCATGAGCCGGTCTGTGTGTCGCCTTCTGGTGGCTGGATCCTGGCTCGGGGGCTTTTTTCATTCCATGGTCCAGATTATTATCACTCTCCAGTTGTCTTTCTGTGGTCCCAATGTGATTGACCACTACTTCTGTGACCTCCATCCCTTATTCAAGCTTTCCTGCACTGACACTTCTGTGGAGGGGGTTATTGTGTTGGCCAACAGTGGATTATTTTctatcttctccttcctcctcctggtgTCCTCCTATATTGTCATCCTGTACAACCTGAGGAACCATTCTGCAGAGGGGAGGCGCAAAGCCCTCTCCACCTGTGCCTCTCACATCACAGTGGTCCTCTTGTTCTTTGGACCTGCCATCTTCCTCTACATGCGGCCTCCCTCTACTTTCACTGAGGACAAACTGGTGGCCGTGTTCTACACAGTTGTAACCCCTATGCTGAACCCCATCATCTACACACTCAGGAATGCAGAAGTGAAAAATGCCATGAGGAAGCTGTGGGGGAAGAGAATGAATTCAGGGAGggactaaaaatgaaaacacaaaaaaattgtcGTGTCTAGGGGGTGACCAAATATGCATTCTGGTTTCAGTCAACTCTGAGGAATTGAGGAAAAGTTAACCTGtttgtctatatatacatatatagatttatatatttatattttgtatttagatGAACCCCTTATATTCCATTGCATTAATCACAGCTGCACCAATTCATTGCTGTCTGTAGTTTGGAGAATGTTTTGGAGAAGAGCTgcatctcttctcttcttctgttgcCCATAGTTGGAAGCACCACAGCCTTCAGGGAGGGATTACCTAGACTGTGAGTTCCCACCCTGTTGTTTTCTACCTGTGCAACCTTGGGTTCATTCACTTTGCCTCTTGGTGTTAGCATGCTGTGGGGTGTGGGAAGTCTGTGGCACTTGGAGACAGAAGTTTATGTTTTGCTTTGTCCTTCTCTGATAGTGTTGTGAGATCTTGTGGGAGTCCCACGGAGGCTTTTATACTTCATTTGGTACCCCTGCTTTATTTACCTGATTCTAATGCCTGAAATTCCTCATTATGAGCCTTATTTCACAGGAATAAGATATTGTTAGAATGGAAATGTCTCTTGGATGTGAAATACAGTGAAGGTATTGTTAACCATTAATTTGGACAATTTTAGAAGACCTTTTTCTTTCTAGACAGTTGCTGTCTGGGCACTGGGGTGTTGCTTAAGCCAGATACAGCTCATTGCCTGTTTTTTTATGGCCTAAAAACCAACATggtttttatacttaaaaaaaaaaatcaaagccaaaaaatatttgttgatacaTGAATATTATAGGAGTATAAAATTTTAGTGTCCATAAATAGGTTATTGGACTATGTTCATGCCAATTACTTTGCTTTTCTCTATGGTAGCCTTTGTGATATAGTAGCATGGTTGAGTGGTTGTCATGGAGACTGTATGGTCTGCAAGTCCTAAAATATGTCACCCTTTTCAGGAAAAGTTTGGCAACCCCTGACTTAAATCATATAACATGTATTGCTTACTCGACAAAAAGTTTGGGGGCCAGCAATTCTAGGGTTGTTTTGTTAATTCTGTGATGCCAGAGCACCTGGTTTGTGTGTCTTGAATTCTCTTggctgcccccctgccccatGGCAGCAGGAGGGCTGCAGCACATCTAGGTATTATATGCTAAtgtgaggggaaggagggactctcattttatttgggaaatatttccaGAGACCCCTCAGAacaattcttatatatttttttattggccAGAACggaaaattttcttatttctaaccGCATGTCCATGCCTAGATgcgagggaggctgggagagtgAATGGTGGTAAAGAGGAATGGGATTATGTTACCAGTTTAGATTAGACACTGTGTTTCTCCTGGGCTGGGCATATCGGTGCTTGAACAAGGTCAGGGTTGTCATTAGGAAGAGATGTCTGCCATGGGGAGTGTTGGTAGATGTGATATCTGGGAGGGTGGTGCCCCTGGACATAGTGGATGGATTTGAATTGGTGCCAGAGTGACTGACCAAAATCCAGCTCAATCACTTGGTGGCTCAGCCTCAGGCACGTGACCGAAACTCTTGATCCAGGGTCCTTGGCATGCACGCGTGGGTCAAGTGCAAGAAACCTTTTCCATAATGTAACAGTTTTCCTGTGAATGCATCTGCTTTAATTTCCCTCTagggaatgaaggaatgaagccCTGGGCTGAGTGCCTGAGGGTTGTGAATAGAAGCCAAACGATCCTACTATAGGTCAAAATAAATTCTATCATTTAAGGTCTGTATATCCTGAGATGAGTATTCCtagtaaataaatcatatttttatgcaTGGAAGAAACATTTGATAGCATATGGAGATTTGAGTGTTTGGGATACATAGTGAggtactaaaaacatttttaaatctaaCATCTtgcattatcttttttcttccaattATATATCTCTGCAAGGCTGAATTTTCTCCATATGTTTCAACAAAGACAACATATCCAGCAGATTGAATACACAAGCCAATGTGAGAATTCAGCTGTATCTCTTAAGCCAAATATTAAGGGTATTTCCAAAAACTCAAACGATGCCATTTTGCATTAATCATTTCAATTTGCATTAATTATTTTGTCATAATTATTTTCCACAAAAGACATTATGTGAttgtaaacagaaagaaagaaagaaaaagaaagaaagaaaaagaaagaaaaaccaaaccacCTGCAGGTCTTGATGGCAAGGATGAGTCTCATTTGCATATATAGCTCTACATCCAGAGTTCTGGGCCAATTCACTGCAAATAAAGTCACCAAACAGCAATTTGCTAAAAATTCGCTACTTCACTAATTGGCAATTTGCTAATTCCCCAAGCAGAAATTTGCTAACACTGAACTTCTGATTAATCGGACATATATATCGATTAAGCCTTTATAAAATTCATGGCACTTATGTTTTGCTGCAGCCTGTGATGAGCAatatatttgggggaaatttttgtgtgtgttgaattTCAGCTtttttggaaataataaatatcaagaattttatgtatgtttgtttCTCCCTTCCAACTAACTGAGTTTTCAGTCTGGTCAACTGCCTTTGCTACATGTCTTCATTTTCGGTTTACCTTCTTGAGAAAGGGACACAGGTACAGGGAGCAGATGAGGGGATGTTTTCACATGTGTTAGCCAAGCCTTCCTGTTTCAGGTTGAGTTATTCACCCTAGTGTTTTACTCCTTCTTGTGTCTATGCCCTTTTCCATGTAATCTTGAAGTTCTTTCCACTACATGTGGAATATACTTTTCTATCCCTTGACTTTGGCCTCAACCGTATGACTTGCTCTGGCTGATGGAATATGAATGGACATGACAGCTTGCTGATTAGAGCCTAAAACTTAAGGGACCTCATGTGTCTCTTGCCTCTTGTGTCCCTTTCGCCATCATGAGATGATGTCCCCATCACCTGGGCTGTAGAATGACACACGTGGAGCAGAACTTCACCtaccgccccacccccaccccgaatTGCAGCCTGACACAGAGCTGCCCAGCCAGCCTGCAGACACACTGCACTGATGTGGGAATGAATCCTCACTGTTGCACACCTACTGAGGGTTTGTGTTTATTCGGTTTCAGCAGAAACTCACTAGAGTTGAATGGCAAATACACATATCAAAGAAGAGCACAAAAGTCATGCTTACAgcacattctttattttcttgagaatggGCATGGACACGTCCTTCCCTGCTGCCTTGGAGGTTTTACTCTTGATTTGAACTATTTGGAAATAGTGTCTGCAAATTTTTGCCAGTTTGGCATAACTCGATTTCTCAACTTCTGTTGTATGGATTTGTTGAtctagttggttaagcagctgaggTCATGGTTTTCACGGTTCAtagattcgagccctgcatccagctctgtgctgacagcttggatcctggagcctgcttcagattctgtgtctccctcttctctctgcccctccccagctcatactccatctgtctctctctctctcaaaaataaataaacattaaaaaaaataaagttgcaagggaggctgggtaatgtaattttttattccACCTGGGTATGTGCCCAGATAAAAATTCAGAGTTtgtaaaactatagaaagaagaaagagaaaacaaatgttgtGGGACACAGCAATCTCTGCTTCTGAATAAATCAGGCACAAAACTTGAGCACAAACTCAAGTACACTGACACTGGGATCAGATGTTCCTTCCATTGTAGTTACCCATCCCagctagtttttttctttttaattgagatatattCCGTGGAATGCTCAGACCTTAAGTGTACAACCCAatgaattttgataaatttatataACTGTGTAACCTAAGTCCTAACCAAGAGGTAGAGTATTTCCATTACCCCAGAAGCTTCTTTCATGACCCCTTCCAAGCAATCTCCACTTCCCATAAGCAACTGCTGATCTAATTTCTATCATCATGGAAGTTTAGCCCTTTCTTAAACTCAGAAAGCAGAGTCATAAAGCACATACTCTactgtgtctggtttcttttcactcaacataatgtttttaaatattcgtTGTGTTGTGGGTTAcagtagtttgttctttttgtttggtgaatagtattccactgtatacataTACTACAACAGAACAAAATGTATTCCCCTGTTTGTAGACATTTGATTTGATTTCTGCTTTTGGTCATTACGAataaaagctgctataaacattctttgacattcccatttttataaaagtataaaccAATAGagccatgtatttatttttcttgtaaaatacCTTTTTGGAAGAaggactatatatatattcctaattCTGAATAAATCTGTACATTTATAATGGCGGGGTTTGATTAGAACTGGAGAGGTGAGGGATTAGCCCATAGACAATGGGCGAATCTTTATCAGGTTATGAAATGAAATCAACCCCTTACAAATGCAATTTAGGTGAACAGTTTTATAccacaaacatttttaacaaatgtgtttCTTACAACAAATATTCATagatcacattaaaaaaattatctcccttagattttttaaactgaatatttcaatatggaatatattttttctgatagACTTTCACAGAAAGTCAACTTCATGATGACCCGTGAGAGAATAAATACACGTTTTACTTCAATATTTGGAGCTTCATGTAATTGTTTCCTATTAGAGCCCCATACAGAGTAAATACCCAGTGAACATtaggtaaatttattttttttacatttcctatTGATTCCAAAGTTATGCTACCAACAAGGAAGTTTGAGGTTTTATTATCCAAGTCCTGCTTCCCATGGGGTTGTCTGCCTGATTGGGAAGGGGAAAGGTATAGCTCTTTGGGAGCAGCCTTCtctcacttgatcatgatgaCTTCCCCTCTGGTATCTCTCACACAGGGTGAACTCAAGGCTGAGATGCCAGAATTCAAGAATACCTGGGAGGCAAGTTTACTTTACTCTTGTTTTAAATCGGGTGCAATTGAGACTCTGTGGCTTAGTCTTAGCATTTCCAAGTCTGAGACCAAAGGGTGAGAAGATCTTCTGTCTGGAGTCTCCTGTAAGATATGAGCTCTGGTTGGTAGCTGGGTCTTAATTCTTTCTGAATGGCTAACTGAGGAACCTGCAGGAACTGACTCTTCTCCGGACATTATTTAAATCTCTGTGTTCAGTACAAAAGGAGGAACCTTTGGTGAGAATAGCAGAGCCACAGAAGCATTGGGgtgagttttgttttgtgagCATGTGCTTCTTTGCATGTAATGATTATAATTCCACTTTGGAAGCAAAGGGAATGTTACCATGAGGTGCATGGCATTTTACGAAGTGCTTTCATATAGGTCTGGCCTTTTCCTGAGGCAATCACAGTGCTGGGTATTGGGATTCAGAGATGGAGAGGCTGTGGTCTCGGCCCTTGGAGATCTTTATTCTTTAGATATTTTCTGAATACCTACAGAGTACCAAATACTGTGCTAAAAAGGAGAGAGGCTATGGAATATCTCTACCCACTGTTAATTccagtttttactttattattttattttattttatttttttaagggatatttcatttctatctttatttttcttttttttccaatatatgaagtttattgtcaaattggtttccatacaacacccagtactcatcccaaaaggtgccctcctcaatacccatcatccaccctccccttcctcccaccccccatcaaccctcagtttgttctcagtttttaagagtctcttatgctttggctctcttccactctaacctcttttttttttctccttcccctcccccatgggttcctgttaagtttctcaggatccacgtaagagtgaaaccatatggtatctgtctttctctgtatggcttatttcacttagcataacactctccaattccatccatgttgctacaaagggccatatttcattctttctcattgccacatagtactccattgtgtatataagccacaatttctttatccattcatcagttgatggacatttaggctctttccataatttggctattgttgagagtgctgctataaacattggggtacaagtgcccctatgcatcaatactcctaattccagtttttaaaaagtactcccTACCCCCAGTGTGGGACtaaaactcatgaccccaagatcaagagtcacacgctctattgactaagccagccagatgcctccccctctgctcccctgtATATTCACCGAATGCTATCTCATGGCAGGTGCTTCAGTTGGCACTGGAGATGGAGTGGTGAGTAAGATACAATCTGTGCCTCCAGGAAGTTCACAATTTACTGGGGGCAGATGGTCacataaaacaattacattttaGTGTGGAAAGTGCTGTAATTTGAAAATGTCCTGCAAGAAGAGGACCACTGATTGTGAATTTGGAAGATGGATTTCCTATCTCAGAAGAATTCAAGGCAACACAGAGGATGGGAACTTAAGTTCTCTTGGGATGGGCTGGGTGTGGGATCTATCTCTAAGTCAGGTAGTATCTTCATGCTACAGTTTAGACATTGGGTCTCTGAGGGGTTAAAGAACTCTAtctctcatctatctatctatctatctatctatcatctgtttatctatccatccatccttccacccatccgcccacttatttttaataaccCTTTAGACATCACATAGATACCACCTGAAGAAACCTGATGTAAACTTACAAGTCTGGACTGATAGCAGTGCTTCCTTTCATAAATAGCTTCTTGGTAAAATACCCCAGCTAGGCTGAGAGTTTGGTGCTGGcctcttctctctttgtctctgaagGCATAAACTCTATCAGTGATTTCCTTCTGGCTCATGGTGGTCCTTCACTGAGCCTACCCCACTTGCTAGAGGAAGGAAGCTTTGTGGCATGAGTGGATGTCATGTGACTCCTAATCTCAGAACCCCAGAACCTCACTGTATGAGGGGCCGTATTGATACACACAGATCTCAGCCACTTTGAACAAAGTCCAGCATGGATGAGGGCAGTGTACAAATCAGTCAGTGCACAATCTTGCTGAAGCCCTGGGGTGTTGGAAGGCTGGAATTAGAGAAGGTTGTGTCAGAGCATGAGTAGACGCTGTGGGCAGAGGGTATTTATACTTCTCTTGCCCCTGGGGGGGGGCATATGATAGGAGGTATCAGTGAAGAGAGGAGTTGTGTATGGGTTGAGATGGACCTTTGGAAAGGGATGAGGTCACCAAGTGACCAAGtgtagaaggagggaaaggaggagaagcagaaatAAGAATGCTGAGTGTCAAGAGGTATATTTTCTGAAGAGTCTGAAGGGTAAGTGGAGAGGTGAGAATCATGTTCTGCAAACCAAGGATGGAAAGGGGACAAGAGGAAGTGGTACAAAGAAAAACTGCAGGCAAAAGACAACTGAAATCATTCAAAGGCCATAGAGAGACCTTTAAAATAGAGACAGTAACACTGTCCTTACTGCCACCATCATCTGAGGGGACATTCATCTCCTAATAGGTGCCCCCTCCTCTAGTCTCCTCCCATTAGTCCAACCTCCATATACGAAGGGATTTTACTCTCCAGCTGATGAACATTCCTGAAGATTTCCCGTTGTCTGCAGGATAAACCCCCAAGTGCACAACAGTCCTTCAGGAACTAGTGCTAGACTCTgtctccagttttattttttatattctgccCTTTACTCCAGCCACACGTGGGTGGATTTTCATGACTTTGTACACTCTTCTTTTTTGGACAGTTCTTTCCTTCTGTACATAACTAACTAAAGTCTACTCATCTTTCAATATCCAGCTCACAGATTGGCAAGGGATTAATACGTAATCCATGCACTTAATCAGTCTTTTGTATCATTTCAGATCACCCCACACAAATTGCTGCCTCCTGTGGCAACTTCATGGCTCGCATACACAATGTGACTGAATTCATTTTCCTAGGACTTTCTCCCAGCCGGGAGGCGCAGAAAGTTTGTTTTGTGCTATTTCTGCTTTCGTACACAGCAGTTGTGCTGGGGAATTCCCTCATTGTGCTCACTGTCACGACCAGCAGAAGTCTTGGTTctcccatgtacttcttcctcagcTGCCTGTCCTTTGTGGAGATCTGCTACTCCTCTACTACAGCCCCCAAACTTATCTCAGATTTGCTAGCTGAAAGGAAAGCAATATCACTGTGGGGCTGCATGACACAGCTTTTCTTTATGCACTTCTTTGGTGGTGCTGAGATCTTCCTGCTCActgtgatggcctatgaccgctatgtggctATCTGTAGGCCCCTCAACTACAGGACTATCATGAACCGGCAAGTGTGTGCTGTCCTGGTGGGAGTAGCATGGGTGGGGGGCTTTGTGCATTCCTTTGCCCAAATCCTCCTGCTCTTCCACTTGCCCTTCTGTGGCCCCAATGTGATTGACCACTATTTCTGTGACCTGCTTCCTCTGCTCAAACTTGCCTGCTCTGACACCTTCCTCGTCGGTCTGCTGATTGTTGCCAACGGGGGGACCTTGTCTGTGATCAGCTTTGGGATCATCTTAGCCTCCTATGTGGTCATTTTACTCCATCTGAGGACTCGAAGCTCTGAGGGGCGGAGTAAGGCCCTCTCCACCTGTGGGTCCCATATCACTGTGGTTACCTTATTCTTTGGGCCCTGCATCTTCATCTATATGAGGCCTTCCACCACCTTGTCTGTAGACAAGATGGTGGCCGTGTTCTACACCGTCATCACGCCGCTCCTCAACCCTGTCATCTACTCCCTGAGAAACGCTCAAGTGAAGAAGGCCATGAAGAAACTGTGGATCAGGACAATGAAGCTAGATGAGAAATAGAGGCTGACTCTTGGTATCGATCCTTGGGTTTAGAATGATGCTGAGTCCAAACTGAAGGGGCAGAATGGGGTGAAGGAAAGGTcacagcacttgttatttctggaGTAATTCTAATGGTCTCATCTCCAAACACTGTATTCAAATGACCTGTGAGATAGTTCCTCTTATGGATATATCTATAACTTGATTGCCCATTTTCTGTTAGATGTTtagattgtttctaatttttttattgctataaatAACACTGTGTTAAGTATTCTTGAATGGAAATCTTTATACTTCTGAAATTCTGTTTGACTCACTTGCTATAATGAATTTACTGTGTTAAAAGGGATAATGACCTTGATGTATAGTGTTAAATTGATTCTTAGAAAGattgtaggggcatctgggtggctcagttggctgagtgtccaactcttgatttaagctcagatcatgttctcacagttcgtgagtcccagccctgcctggggctctatgcagtcagtgcagagtctgcttgggattctctctctctctctctctctctctaccctgatcctgcttgtgtgtgctctttctcactcaaaataaataaactttaaaagagttGTAATAACCTTTCTTGTGAAAGTACTCTTGACAAATTAAACACTGTCATTAAACATTTTCTTGATGGCAAACAAGATtttacatagtctcaaagtatctccctaTAAGATACTTATTAATTGCAAAAGACAAACATGACTCTACAGTCGAGAAAACTGGAAGACATTCCCTTAAACATTTACTCAAGTAAACATCATCAGTATTGAGACTGGAGAGGCACAGGATAACATTGCTGTGGTATTCTTGCCACAAATACACAATCTGAGTCTAACCATGACAAAATATCAGGCAAACCCCAACTGAAAAATATTCTGCAAAATTAACAGCCTGCAttcttcaaaatatgaataagaGATTATGGAATTTTTCCAGATACAGACATAGGTAATTAGATGCAACCTGTGATCCTTGATTGGATTCTGTACTGGATGAAGGTCATTAGTGAGCACAAGCTGTGTTGAGGGGACGATAGAATTGTATCAGAGTTATTTCCTGATTCTGATAATTGTGTGTTTATGTCAGAGAATGTCCTTGGATTGGGGAATTATTTAGTAAGGTATCTAAAGGTAAGTGGGCATTATGTCATCAACTttgaaacatttcagaaaaatttgTTTGCCTACCTGTCAATCTAGTGAGAGAATgaatggtaaagaaaatgtggcaaaatgttaatatttgggGAATTTGGATTAAGGGTATACAAGAGTTCTTTGTATTATTGCAACTTTTTTgtatatcaaattattttaaaatataaaattaaaatgctttgCAAATTAGTTAGCTTATTATGTgtgtttacgtgtgtgtgtgtgtgtgtgtgtgtgtgtgtagggactttttaaatgatttttttcataagtttattatttattttgagagagagagaaaaagagagagtgcacaggggaaaggcagagagagcgggagagagcgAATCTCAAG includes these proteins:
- the LOC125146965 gene encoding olfactory receptor 4B1-like, which encodes MASTNNVTELIIVGLFQDPEVQRGCFVVFLLVYLATVVGNGLIVLTVNVSKSLHSPMYFFLSYLSLVEITYSSTVVPKFMTDLLAKIKTISLEGCVAQIFFFHFFGVTEIFLLTVMAYDRYVAICKPLHYTTIMSRSVCRLLVAGSWLGGFFHSMVQIIITLQLSFCGPNVIDHYFCDLHPLFKLSCTDTSVEGVIVLANSGLFSIFSFLLLVSSYIVILYNLRNHSAEGRRKALSTCASHITVVLLFFGPAIFLYMRPPSTFTEDKLVAVFYTVVTPMLNPIIYTLRNAEVKNAMRKLWGKRMNSGRD
- the LOC125176724 gene encoding olfactory receptor 4X2-like → MARIHNVTEFIFLGLSPSREAQKVCFVLFLLSYTAVVLGNSLIVLTVTTSRSLGSPMYFFLSCLSFVEICYSSTTAPKLISDLLAERKAISLWGCMTQLFFMHFFGGAEIFLLTVMAYDRYVAICRPLNYRTIMNRQVCAVLVGVAWVGGFVHSFAQILLLFHLPFCGPNVIDHYFCDLLPLLKLACSDTFLVGLLIVANGGTLSVISFGIILASYVVILLHLRTRSSEGRSKALSTCGSHITVVTLFFGPCIFIYMRPSTTLSVDKMVAVFYTVITPLLNPVIYSLRNAQVKKAMKKLWIRTMKLDEK